In the Silene latifolia isolate original U9 population chromosome 1, ASM4854445v1, whole genome shotgun sequence genome, ataaaaaattATACACAATTGGCTTAGTGTCAAATATGTATATCCGAGTGTGGGTGTCTGAAAttgtgtcggacaccgacacgctCGGTGGTAAAATTGTCCATGCCTCCTAATCGGCTAGAAGCTTAACTTGCGTTGTAGCGGTAATAAAAACAAACACAAATCCGAGTTCCAAACTAGACATCAATGCTACCCATGAGCACTTAGATCAACTGGCAAGGGATTGTTCTAGCTTAACCAGAGGTCTCGTGTTCGAGCCCTGTGAATACAGCGGTGTTAAAACTCATGAGGAAGAGCTTTGCCTACCTAGTGGTCCTACCCGGCTCGAATTCGGACTACACCGGATGGTTTACACCAAAACAAAAAACTAGACATCAATGCTAAGCACATGTTAAGAGCCGTTTCCTCACAAGTCATAAGTCAGAATTCATCATCTACCCATTGTTAATAAAATCTTGTTACCAAATCAGTAAATAAACAACATAAACTATCCAACAGATCAACAACAACTTCTTCACATCAATCAAGTTCAAGGGGCAGGTCCAGTAAAGGTCAGACATAGGTATCGATTAACGACTTCCTCATCTCATCAACAATGGCACTGGGCTGGGCTTCTCTCAGTTTGAACACACTCTCGATGACTGACAGCTCGGTCGCGGTAGTATCAGACCCACAAAAAGCGGTCCAGTCATTCACTGTCAGCCCAGCAGCAATTACCTCACTTCCTCGATTTACTGTCCCAGCCACAAGCGGTACCTGGAGAAGGGTTGAAAGCTCGTCCAAGTCCTCTATTGATGTGTGAGGATGTACCTGGCAGCAAATAATGTTATTTTATTAGCGATCAGAAAGGATCACCATCTAATGATGAAAATTCATTATGCTTTTGCAGCCATTAATCTCTTGAACAACGGTCTCATATAAATTTAACGCTAGATATTTCATTAACTATAAATCATGAGGGGCCATTCTCATATAAGAATCTGTGTTATTGCTGAAGCAGAAATTCATACGAAAGAATCTGTGTTATTGCTGAAGTAGAAATTCATACCAAACCGCCTTTGTTGGAAAGAGAACAGTAGCTCCCCACCAAGATATTACCAGCAATGGTCTGCCGGAAAACCTCGACACCCAGCACATCGGCTATAATTTCCTCAGTTTCCTGATGATAACAGCTAATCAGCCTACGTAAGAAAATACATGTCCCTCATATGATATGGAATTATAATGAGCTATCCAAACAGGATGGACACAGAAATGGAGCATGCTACATAAAAGTAGGGACAGTCGATGACAGCTAACAAAAATTAAAGACCTACAAAGCAGCATAAACGAACGGCTTCAAAAGCAGGATAGGTGAGTTTTCAGACCCTTCAGAGTTATAATGGGGGTAAAAAAAAGACTTTGGTTAACAATTTTAGTTAGTCATATTAAATCACCTAGACCATCAATCATCATGAACACAAGGCCCAGGTCATTACTGAGCAGCAACCTATCCAGAAATTGTTACACAAAAGACCACATTGTACAAAACATAGCTAAGTCATTAACGGAATGCCGTATTCGAAGATAAGAGGAATAATTGTGAATCAAAACATCTGGATTTCCACACAGGTCCCGTTTAGTGTTGTCTAAAGGAAGTTCGTGATGAAATTCTAAAGCGTAAAGCATATTTGAAAAGGACAACATGAGAGTAACTACATAAGAAATAGCAGTAATTCGCATACTAAAAAAAACAAGCTGAATATGACCATAGAAAGAGGAATTTGATCTCTGTGGAAACCATGTACCTTATCAAGATCTGTGTGTGTTAGAGCAACATAGTCATTGCATGCTATGCAATTTCCTAGTGCAGAAAGCCTTTCTTCGATACGCTGCACAACCACTTCATCAGGCAGACTATTCCTCAAGTGCTGGAGTTCTAGAATGAATCAAAAAACATCAGGACAATTAAGTCAGGCAACACCataagaaaaaaataaataaaaaaaaaagcaaagaACAAGTAGCAAATTAGCAACTTTTGAGCCTACACACAGGTTTTGATTCCTGAGATAGCAAATTAGCAATCATACGGTCAAACATCATTCTTGTATTACCTGCTAGCACGAGTTTTGAGTTCATTGTGCCGGAGTTAACAAAAAAATATAGCGAATTATAGCCCCAGTATCCCAACCTGTTCTGAGGAGCATTCATCTTTTCTCAACAGACTGACTAGTGATTCGTTTCCAACGTATGAAGGGTGTTCATCTTTCAGAATGTTACTCAACAGTTAACTCCACCCAAACTTTTAAGCAGTATGGAAAGTGTTCATCTTTAATAGTAAAAATCTCACCACCTAACCATGATgaggaaaaaacaaaaaaaaagcaaaTATACCTCTTATAGATGATGATGCACATGGACATCATGTAAAGGAAAATGAAAACTCAATAATAGTTTTCGGAAACAAAGCAAAAAAAAGTTACTTCGTACTTATTTATACGAGCAACTACGCTAGCCAAAGTTATCTACCTAATCTTTTGATATTATAAAGCTGTAGGTTTCTTGCACAAGGACACCTTACATTGAAGGCCAAATATTCCCAATATCACAAAGAAGAAGCGAGTTACGCACGAGATATATCTAATCACTCGGTACCATTACTCAAAACTTCAAAGAAGCAGTCAACTCCCCCTCCCTTTCCGAATTAAAAGACAGCAAGCTTGATAGTAAACAATTAACACAGTCCTCAACAAATTAACAGCTTTTTCTTATCGACTAGAAACAAAATCACAGCACAAATATACACACAATGATCAACAGTAAAACTTACCCTGATCAGTTGTAGTGTGAGGCACAAGAAGACCGTTTTTATTACCTGTCATTCATCAGTGGAAACAATCATATTCAGCAAAATACGACAATTTATCCACAATTTTAATACAACAATCTTCCAAATTACACACCAGCACACATGCGGCCAATAATTCTTGTCCCCGCTATTGAGGTTTTGACAACAGGGATATGATCAGCCAACTCAGACTCGAATGTGCTTCAAAAAAATGAAGGTGTCAGCATTATAATCAAACACAAGAAGAATAAGAGCCAGGCTGAATCCACAGAATCTAAGAAACCCAAAGAACCAACCTGTAAAAGTTCTCAGAACCGCCAATTGCGACCAAACAATAAGCATTAGTCAATTTGGAAAAGACACCCACTTCACAATTGTTCTCAAACTGAAGCCCTGCATAGAATTCACCACTTGAGCATAGAACCAAGCGAACAAATAACCGCGACACGCGAAACAACAAACATCTCAATAAAATTTTCACTAGTACAGATTCTAGGAAGGGCCAAAAGTTTGGCTCAAGGGCTAAGTTTAAGCAAAGAGTCACTAGAACCAATAATAAtcgcaaattcttgtttaagacgagCATATATGTAAACTTAATACGGGTCAAATAGAATTCAGGACATGGATTAATAAATAAAGGGCCCTCCAAATAACTAATTACTTACATTTTTCCAAGaaacaaaaaacgaaaaaaaaaaaaagaggaaattaGAGTTGCTTACTTGTAGCCATGATCAACAAGAAAGCAGAAAATATTGAAAAGCTGGAAGAAAACAAATTAAATTATCAAATATTAACAATGGCGAGAAACTACAGCGTCAATTAAAGAAGGAGAAGGTATCTCTAATACCTGTGATGAGACGGGAAGCGAGAGAAGAGAGGAAGCGTCGGGGTGAAGGTGGGACGTGGGACCGTAATGAAGAAAACAGGGAGAAATTAATAACTATTATGACTGCGACTTGAGAATTACACCCCCTATGGGCTATGGCCCTATTTAGGTCAATACGTCTCTGAACGAGATACAAGCACCGGAAGATACTGCTCATGTCAAAAGGTGGACCTGGTGTTTGGGTTTATTGGCCCGGATCTTCGCCGGGTTTACTATACAATTCCGTTTTGAGTGGGTtcaattttttgttttgtttttggacCAGTTTCGGATATGTTGTTCTCGGGTCACTTCGGTACTGTGGATTGGATCATCTCAGGTATCCTTTACTCTTAAAACTAGTATAG is a window encoding:
- the LOC141603226 gene encoding eukaryotic translation initiation factor 6-2, translating into MATRLQFENNCEVGVFSKLTNAYCLVAIGGSENFYSTFESELADHIPVVKTSIAGTRIIGRMCAGNKNGLLVPHTTTDQELQHLRNSLPDEVVVQRIEERLSALGNCIACNDYVALTHTDLDKETEEIIADVLGVEVFRQTIAGNILVGSYCSLSNKGGLVHPHTSIEDLDELSTLLQVPLVAGTVNRGSEVIAAGLTVNDWTAFCGSDTTATELSVIESVFKLREAQPSAIVDEMRKSLIDTYV